One region of Candidatus Peribacteraceae bacterium genomic DNA includes:
- a CDS encoding RNA methyltransferase codes for MGRRIRLLAYNVRSLWNVGSFFRTCDAFGVEKIYLTGYTGTPPRKEITKTALGAEEFVPWESAKDPIPILKGLQAEGWHLLALEITPDAVDLGELKAPQNVCLIVGHELTGVPPEILTLCDQVTKIPMLGKKESLNVAVAAGIALFTIR; via the coding sequence ATGGGCCGTCGCATCAGACTGCTGGCGTACAACGTCCGTTCCCTCTGGAACGTCGGTTCCTTCTTCCGCACGTGCGATGCTTTCGGCGTGGAAAAGATCTACCTTACCGGTTACACGGGAACGCCTCCGCGGAAGGAAATCACGAAGACCGCCTTGGGTGCGGAGGAGTTCGTTCCGTGGGAATCCGCGAAAGACCCCATTCCTATCCTCAAAGGCTTGCAAGCGGAAGGGTGGCATCTCCTCGCGTTGGAGATTACCCCGGATGCCGTTGACCTGGGGGAGTTGAAAGCGCCGCAGAACGTGTGCCTTATCGTGGGGCATGAACTCACGGGTGTACCGCCGGAGATCCTTACGCTGTGCGACCAAGTGACGAAGATACCGATGCTGGGGAAGAAGGAATCGCTGAATGTTGCAGTGGCAGCGGGTATAGCCCTCTTTACAATACGGTAA
- a CDS encoding phosphoribosylformylglycinamidine synthase subunit PurQ encodes MKKPRIAVVSFPGNNCEYESLRAIAQSDMEPLYFRWNDDRAKLRDADGYFLVGGFSYEDRGRSGMVAARDPLMDFIGREAEEGKVVIGNCNGAQVLVESGMVPLDNGLRMSLARNAVKADGGFTSPGFLSEWVWMTPTCAKDRCATSGWGGAMHLPIAHAEGRFVTADKDVMAELKKNNQLAFSYCDAQGHSSEEVAITPNGSQFGAAGICNPAGNVIALMPHPERTPNGKPYFDSMRMWIEAKRGPLSRVHHASSADAKMELLTQVPGGVEIFIDTVIVNNEERTVEQTAKKFAPHLRLKQWKYFRGHDVKPQDILSDLSVYNPNKERAFVRRGGVLYRWNNAAKGEERLTDDVRSHVLTGSLLLRRDRPDTGAGGLGKNGMSGVCYGLEGVGEHDLTSRKLLEVFCNPHAGELMLLA; translated from the coding sequence ATGAAGAAGCCACGCATCGCCGTCGTTTCCTTTCCTGGCAATAACTGCGAATACGAATCACTGCGCGCCATTGCGCAGAGCGACATGGAGCCGCTGTACTTCCGTTGGAACGATGACCGCGCGAAGCTAAGGGATGCGGACGGGTACTTCCTTGTGGGAGGCTTTTCCTACGAGGACCGCGGCCGTTCCGGCATGGTGGCGGCGCGGGACCCGCTCATGGACTTCATCGGTCGGGAGGCGGAAGAGGGCAAAGTGGTGATCGGCAACTGCAACGGTGCGCAAGTGCTCGTGGAGAGCGGCATGGTGCCCTTGGACAACGGTCTGCGCATGAGCCTTGCACGCAACGCCGTCAAGGCGGATGGGGGATTCACGTCACCCGGATTCTTGAGCGAATGGGTGTGGATGACGCCGACCTGCGCAAAGGACCGCTGCGCGACGAGCGGTTGGGGAGGCGCCATGCACCTCCCTATCGCGCACGCTGAAGGGCGCTTCGTCACCGCGGACAAAGACGTGATGGCGGAACTGAAGAAGAACAACCAGTTGGCGTTTTCCTACTGCGACGCGCAAGGCCATTCTTCGGAAGAAGTCGCCATCACTCCCAACGGATCACAGTTCGGCGCGGCGGGCATATGCAACCCTGCTGGCAACGTCATCGCGCTTATGCCGCATCCGGAGAGGACGCCCAACGGCAAGCCATACTTCGATTCCATGCGCATGTGGATCGAGGCGAAAAGGGGTCCCCTGAGCCGCGTGCATCACGCTTCGTCTGCAGACGCAAAGATGGAACTTCTAACGCAGGTACCCGGCGGCGTGGAAATCTTCATTGATACCGTCATTGTGAACAACGAAGAGAGGACGGTGGAGCAGACGGCGAAGAAGTTCGCTCCGCACCTGCGTCTCAAACAGTGGAAGTACTTCCGCGGCCATGATGTAAAACCGCAGGACATCCTCTCCGACCTCTCCGTCTACAATCCGAACAAGGAACGTGCGTTCGTACGCCGGGGCGGCGTCCTCTACAGGTGGAACAACGCGGCGAAGGGGGAAGAACGGCTCACCGATGACGTCAGGAGTCACGTGCTGACAGGTTCGCTTCTCTTACGTCGCGACAGGCCGGATACGGGCGCAGGCGGCCTTGGCAAGAACGGCATGAGCGGCGTCTGTTACGGACTCGAGGGCGTGGGAGAGCACGATCTCACGTCACGGAAGCTCCTTGAAGTGTTCTGCAATCCGCACGCCGGCGAGCTGATGCTCCTCGCTTGA
- the frr gene encoding ribosome recycling factor, protein MADQRIASFHAEADKVLQHLKMEFSKLQTGRANAALVEHVEVDAYGVKQPLKSVAGITVQDARTIMIQPWDRSVLASVEKALRQVDTGSSPVNDGVVIRLTLPPMTEERRTNLKKIVNTLAEDARIVLRKHRQAVHDLLKTEKDEDVKETQLEALQHAVDDANAKIADAAKKKEDELMKI, encoded by the coding sequence ATGGCTGATCAACGCATAGCATCTTTCCATGCCGAAGCGGACAAGGTTTTGCAGCACCTCAAGATGGAGTTTTCCAAGTTGCAGACCGGACGCGCGAACGCCGCCCTTGTGGAACACGTGGAAGTGGATGCATACGGTGTCAAACAGCCTCTCAAGTCGGTGGCCGGAATCACCGTCCAGGATGCGCGCACCATCATGATACAGCCGTGGGACCGTTCGGTCCTCGCGAGCGTGGAGAAGGCGCTGCGGCAGGTGGATACTGGCTCCTCACCCGTCAACGACGGCGTGGTCATCCGCCTCACCCTCCCCCCCATGACGGAGGAGCGACGCACCAACTTGAAGAAGATCGTCAACACGCTTGCGGAAGATGCGCGTATCGTTCTTCGGAAGCACCGGCAGGCGGTCCACGACCTCCTCAAGACGGAGAAGGATGAGGATGTGAAGGAAACACAGCTCGAAGCTCTCCAGCACGCCGTTGACGATGCCAATGCAAAGATCGCGGATGCGGCGAAGAAGAAGGAGGATGAGCTTATGAAGATATGA
- the pyrH gene encoding UMP kinase produces MTYKRIMLKLSGEVFSGERDFGIHKPTLDDIAAQIVAVATLKVQTVIVVGGGNIWRFRDTKETAIERTASDAMGMLATIMNSVALQAALEALGAETRVLSAIDVPQMAEPFIRRRALRHLEKGRIVICAGGTGNPYFTTDSAAALRASELTCDVLLKATNVDGVYDDDPRKNPKAKLFEEVSYREVIEKRLGVMDQAAFSLCQEQKLPIVVFNFLKRGSLLKAAKGEKIGTIVHA; encoded by the coding sequence ATGACCTACAAGCGCATCATGCTCAAGCTCTCCGGGGAAGTCTTCTCCGGCGAACGTGATTTCGGTATCCACAAACCCACTCTCGACGACATAGCCGCTCAGATCGTTGCAGTGGCGACATTGAAGGTGCAGACCGTGATCGTCGTAGGAGGGGGGAACATCTGGCGGTTCCGGGACACCAAGGAAACGGCGATTGAACGGACGGCGAGCGACGCCATGGGCATGCTGGCGACCATCATGAACAGCGTCGCGCTTCAAGCCGCTCTCGAGGCCCTCGGTGCGGAAACACGCGTCCTCTCCGCCATAGACGTTCCACAAATGGCGGAACCTTTCATCCGCCGACGCGCCCTGAGACACCTGGAGAAGGGGAGGATCGTTATCTGCGCGGGGGGAACAGGCAACCCCTACTTCACAACAGATTCCGCAGCCGCGCTGCGCGCCTCCGAACTCACCTGCGACGTCCTCCTCAAGGCGACGAACGTGGACGGCGTGTACGACGATGACCCGCGCAAGAACCCCAAGGCCAAATTGTTTGAGGAGGTGTCGTACCGGGAAGTGATCGAGAAGCGCTTGGGCGTGATGGACCAGGCTGCCTTCAGCCTGTGCCAGGAGCAGAAGCTGCCCATCGTCGTCTTCAACTTCCTCAAGAGGGGTTCCTTGCTCAAGGCCGCCAAGGGTGAGAAGATCGGCACCATCGTCCACGCGTGA
- a CDS encoding cupredoxin domain-containing protein, whose product MKKSMTILLGAIAGLMAVGGVMAAQPPTFGTRIDTCIRMNESNTRFQDRGSRSGLGRLRLYRWCFWEVYQEDHEAWRDRQWPSSGSSSSMMSSSASSVSSSQSSSSSSSSLSSSSSSSSSSSSSSSSSVSTGTGMQVMNVSLRNHAYTPARLTVKIGTQVTWKNNEESNVPHTVTRNQGQQGPLSGVMTKGETYSYTFTATGSYAYHCAFHPTMTGSVVVTK is encoded by the coding sequence ATGAAGAAGAGCATGACGATTCTCCTCGGTGCCATTGCAGGTCTGATGGCTGTCGGAGGAGTAATGGCCGCCCAGCCGCCGACGTTCGGTACCCGCATAGACACCTGCATACGCATGAACGAGTCGAATACGCGCTTCCAGGACCGCGGAAGTAGGTCTGGGTTGGGACGACTCCGATTGTACCGTTGGTGCTTTTGGGAAGTGTACCAGGAAGATCATGAAGCTTGGCGTGACCGGCAGTGGCCTTCATCCGGTTCCAGCAGCAGTATGATGAGCTCCTCCGCCAGCAGCGTCAGTTCCTCACAGTCTTCGAGCTCCTCGAGCAGTTCCCTTTCGAGCAGCTCGTCTTCCAGCAGTTCTTCAAGCAGTTCTTCGAGCAGCAGCGTGAGCACCGGGACCGGCATGCAAGTGATGAACGTGTCGCTCAGGAACCACGCGTACACGCCTGCGCGCTTGACGGTGAAGATCGGTACCCAGGTGACATGGAAAAATAATGAGGAATCCAATGTCCCGCATACCGTCACGCGAAACCAGGGACAGCAAGGGCCTCTGAGCGGCGTGATGACGAAAGGTGAAACGTACTCCTACACCTTTACCGCTACGGGATCATATGCGTACCACTGCGCCTTCCATCCGACCATGACGGGATCGGTCGTAGTGACGAAGTGA
- a CDS encoding Kazal-type serine protease inhibitor family protein, which translates to MAIPFMLFLALAGALWWEMPSKSPVYAQTSNLQICSQNAVIERTNGFVGAYNRYHEEMQQAFFNRRDAEVQAWNNPDIKQRNKDLKRAASDFTHAYNGISSRLSSTKRDVWNTYYRAMNDCKYANRSSRSSRWYSSSRSSVTSSSSSRVGCFCTLQYDPVCGSDIKTYGNFCQAHCAGVTILHEGKCGEQGY; encoded by the coding sequence ATGGCAATACCGTTTATGCTCTTCCTCGCCCTCGCCGGCGCCCTGTGGTGGGAGATGCCGTCCAAATCTCCCGTCTACGCGCAGACGAGCAACCTCCAGATCTGTTCTCAGAATGCGGTGATCGAACGCACAAACGGCTTCGTGGGTGCGTACAACAGGTACCATGAGGAGATGCAGCAAGCGTTCTTTAACCGACGCGATGCGGAAGTGCAGGCATGGAACAACCCGGACATCAAACAGCGCAACAAAGACCTAAAACGCGCCGCTTCCGATTTTACGCATGCGTACAACGGTATATCGTCACGTCTCAGTTCCACGAAGAGAGACGTATGGAACACCTACTATCGTGCAATGAATGACTGCAAATATGCCAATCGCTCGTCAAGGAGCAGCAGATGGTATTCCTCCAGCCGTTCATCCGTTACATCCTCTTCCTCCTCACGTGTGGGATGCTTCTGCACGCTCCAGTACGATCCCGTTTGCGGCTCGGACATAAAGACGTATGGAAACTTCTGCCAAGCGCACTGTGCCGGAGTCACCATTTTGCATGAAGGGAAGTGCGGCGAGCAGGGATACTAA
- a CDS encoding S-layer homology domain-containing protein — MNLRHSIFTWRYAVLATFLLLIRAAAAGAQAFSDVPKNDVIYDAVVYLKDRGIINGFPDGTYRSDAKVTRAEALKMIVTAKGITPDDVKKYTSTPFTDVPKGTWFLPYVEWGRKDLSIIDGPPKAQEFHPNRTVQKVEFLKMLFLAQGMDAAANADVKLPLSIDVSDVNAWYYPHMRLALSSSTTAPGKNGYLSPDRALTRGDVALLLHRLLLYKEGRRTQDLLSQIETEAITIVSALNAKNIRTAEYASVRALLYARGAKAVVPDEPIVGAALKVTEGFRALVRGYGAQSEKKYDDALKLYQDAWNIGKTAMALSSSAKTYATGIQKSAQQLANDVRALKK; from the coding sequence ATGAATCTCAGACACAGCATTTTCACGTGGCGATACGCCGTACTCGCAACCTTTCTGCTCCTCATCCGCGCGGCGGCTGCCGGCGCGCAAGCATTCAGTGACGTGCCGAAGAACGATGTCATCTACGATGCCGTCGTCTATTTGAAAGACCGTGGGATCATCAACGGCTTCCCCGACGGCACGTACCGTTCCGATGCAAAGGTGACGCGTGCGGAAGCCTTGAAAATGATTGTCACTGCAAAGGGCATCACGCCTGATGACGTGAAGAAGTACACGTCCACGCCGTTCACGGATGTTCCCAAAGGAACATGGTTCCTCCCCTACGTGGAATGGGGGCGGAAGGATCTTTCGATCATTGACGGGCCGCCCAAAGCGCAGGAGTTCCATCCCAACCGTACGGTGCAGAAAGTGGAATTCCTCAAGATGCTGTTCCTTGCGCAGGGCATGGATGCGGCTGCGAACGCGGATGTGAAGCTCCCTCTTTCCATCGACGTATCGGACGTGAACGCGTGGTACTACCCGCACATGCGGCTTGCGCTCTCCTCCTCGACGACCGCTCCCGGCAAGAACGGTTACCTCTCCCCGGACCGTGCTCTGACGCGCGGTGACGTCGCCTTGCTCCTCCACCGCTTGCTCCTCTATAAGGAAGGACGACGGACGCAGGATTTGCTCTCACAGATAGAAACGGAGGCGATCACGATTGTGAGCGCCTTGAACGCCAAGAACATCCGGACCGCCGAATACGCTTCCGTCCGCGCGCTCCTCTACGCCCGCGGCGCCAAGGCCGTCGTTCCGGACGAGCCCATCGTCGGCGCGGCGCTGAAGGTTACGGAAGGTTTCCGTGCGCTCGTCCGCGGTTACGGCGCGCAGTCGGAGAAGAAATATGACGATGCGCTGAAGTTGTACCAGGACGCATGGAACATCGGGAAGACGGCGATGGCTCTCAGTTCATCCGCGAAAACATACGCAACGGGCATACAGAAAAGCGCTCAACAGCTGGCGAACGACGTGCGCGCCCTCAAGAAGTAA
- the pyk gene encoding pyruvate kinase, whose translation MRFTKIICTLGPATSTKEDVRKLVSAGMNIARINLSHGTLEQHLKTIKLLKEINGELKRKEGTRCIGILLDTKGAEIRTGDVKEKVAVEKGEEVVFSPKPLPKEKRTVVIVNHERFDKDVAEAECILIDNGLIRFDILEARPDGSVLARSQEDGAIGSRRHVNLPGANLSMPSVTHKDWEDIAFAAKEDVDFLALSFIREAKEIHEVRGFLEAHGARIGLISKIETRQAIKNIKEIVEASDGIMVARGDLGVEVPFESVPAIQDDIVEEARLAGKPVIVATHMLESMIDQPMPTRAEVTDIAHAATTRTDATMLSGETASGEFPYASVEAMDRVLQATEEHILLPAPMLEATSHTEREARAHAAVTLAVTTRATALFVMTKSGKTAVDLARFRPNIPIIAFTDSEATQRKLQLSYGVNPVFIPFSTDPERTVKAAMDEAKHLGMLEKGNHVVLVSDTKAGDSSINTIQMRSIS comes from the coding sequence ATGCGGTTCACAAAAATCATCTGCACCCTCGGCCCCGCCACCAGCACGAAGGAGGACGTGCGAAAGCTCGTGAGTGCGGGCATGAATATTGCGCGCATCAACCTCTCCCACGGAACGCTGGAACAGCATTTGAAGACGATCAAACTGCTGAAGGAGATCAACGGGGAATTGAAGAGGAAAGAGGGAACCCGCTGCATCGGCATTCTCCTGGATACGAAAGGCGCGGAGATCCGTACGGGGGACGTGAAGGAGAAGGTGGCGGTTGAGAAAGGTGAGGAAGTGGTGTTTTCCCCCAAGCCGCTCCCCAAGGAGAAGCGGACGGTTGTCATCGTCAATCACGAACGCTTCGACAAGGACGTCGCTGAAGCGGAATGCATTCTCATCGACAACGGCTTGATACGCTTCGACATCCTGGAGGCCAGGCCCGACGGATCAGTACTTGCGCGGTCGCAGGAGGACGGGGCCATCGGCTCACGCCGGCACGTCAACCTGCCCGGCGCCAACCTCAGCATGCCGTCCGTGACGCACAAGGACTGGGAGGACATCGCCTTCGCGGCCAAGGAAGACGTGGACTTCCTCGCACTCTCGTTCATACGCGAAGCGAAGGAAATCCATGAAGTGCGGGGTTTCCTGGAAGCGCACGGCGCGCGGATCGGACTCATTTCCAAGATCGAGACGCGCCAGGCCATCAAGAACATCAAGGAGATCGTCGAAGCCTCCGACGGCATCATGGTGGCTCGCGGCGACCTTGGCGTGGAAGTCCCCTTCGAATCCGTGCCGGCCATACAAGACGACATCGTGGAGGAGGCGCGCCTCGCCGGTAAACCGGTGATCGTGGCCACGCACATGCTGGAGAGCATGATCGACCAGCCCATGCCGACGCGCGCCGAAGTGACGGATATCGCACACGCCGCCACCACGCGCACGGACGCCACCATGCTCTCGGGAGAGACGGCGAGCGGCGAGTTCCCCTACGCATCGGTGGAGGCCATGGACCGGGTTCTCCAAGCCACGGAAGAGCACATCCTGCTCCCCGCCCCCATGCTGGAAGCCACCTCCCATACGGAACGCGAAGCCCGGGCGCACGCGGCCGTGACGCTCGCCGTCACCACACGCGCCACCGCGCTCTTCGTGATGACGAAAAGCGGGAAGACGGCGGTGGACCTCGCCAGGTTCCGTCCCAACATTCCCATCATTGCCTTTACGGACAGCGAAGCGACGCAACGAAAGCTGCAACTCTCGTACGGCGTGAACCCCGTCTTTATCCCCTTCAGCACGGACCCCGAACGGACGGTGAAGGCCGCCATGGATGAGGCGAAGCACTTGGGCATGCTGGAGAAAGGCAACCACGTCGTGTTGGTTTCGGATACCAAGGCGGGTGATTCCTCCATCAATACCATCCAGATGCGTTCCATCTCTTGA
- the rsmH gene encoding 16S rRNA (cytosine(1402)-N(4))-methyltransferase RsmH, which produces MPHIPVLLTGETSPLFTFLSPQEGEKVLDATLGLGGHAQAFLGRIGAQGHLYGVDADALNLEEAGKRLAQVAGNVTCIQGNFRGIASMGLPMLDVIFADLGVSSPHFDDPSRGFTFRADAPLDLRFDRTQGQTAAALIATAPQEELKHIFQAFGEMRGSGRLASVLYHDVRHGKAIRTTAEFRALIERLYGFRAPSILPQAFQALRIAVNDELGALAEFLKAAPPLLAPGGRMGVISYHSLEDRMVKNAFRALCTTEKDDITGADTAAAPFILLTKKAVVPSAEEQKSNPRARSAKFRAIRRNE; this is translated from the coding sequence ATGCCCCATATACCCGTCCTCCTCACGGGTGAAACAAGCCCCCTCTTCACCTTCCTATCGCCGCAGGAAGGGGAGAAGGTCCTGGACGCCACATTGGGCCTGGGAGGGCATGCACAGGCCTTCCTGGGACGGATAGGGGCACAGGGACACCTCTACGGCGTGGATGCGGATGCACTGAATCTCGAAGAAGCAGGCAAGCGCCTTGCGCAGGTTGCGGGGAATGTGACGTGTATTCAAGGGAACTTCCGTGGCATCGCGTCGATGGGATTGCCGATGCTCGACGTCATCTTCGCCGACTTGGGAGTGAGCTCTCCGCATTTCGATGACCCAAGCAGGGGATTCACATTCCGTGCGGATGCGCCTCTCGATTTGCGCTTTGACCGAACTCAGGGACAGACGGCTGCCGCTTTGATTGCAACGGCGCCACAGGAAGAATTGAAGCATATCTTCCAGGCCTTTGGGGAAATGAGAGGAAGCGGGCGGCTTGCGAGCGTCCTGTACCACGATGTACGGCATGGCAAAGCGATACGAACGACTGCTGAATTTCGGGCACTCATCGAGCGGCTCTACGGCTTCCGTGCCCCTTCCATCCTTCCTCAGGCGTTCCAAGCATTGCGCATCGCGGTCAATGACGAGCTCGGCGCACTGGCAGAGTTCCTGAAGGCCGCACCGCCGCTCCTCGCACCCGGCGGGCGCATGGGAGTGATCAGTTACCATTCGCTCGAGGACCGCATGGTCAAAAATGCTTTCCGCGCGCTCTGTACGACGGAGAAGGATGACATTACTGGGGCAGATACAGCCGCCGCGCCCTTTATCTTGCTCACGAAGAAGGCGGTGGTCCCTTCCGCAGAAGAACAGAAGTCCAATCCGCGGGCACGCAGTGCCAAGTTCAGGGCGATACGTCGAAATGAATGA
- a CDS encoding L,D-transpeptidase yields the protein MFLFCALPVRAQAQERLSLGEWMPWAGDRLMVDTKTNSGYLVHTDGSYIEFPVATGQRRTVHYIGLTYFAATPERTWSAETLENKGKSVTFGPTGRFIRLFHKDERTSYGIHGHRDIAQMLESDKRYYSMGCILVGEEILNIIETTYNELGGFEVITVHKKPLPEFSRQKSS from the coding sequence GTGTTCCTGTTCTGCGCACTGCCGGTGCGCGCACAGGCACAGGAACGTCTGTCACTGGGCGAGTGGATGCCCTGGGCGGGCGACCGCTTGATGGTGGATACGAAGACCAATTCAGGGTACCTGGTGCATACGGATGGTTCCTACATCGAGTTTCCCGTCGCTACCGGACAGCGGCGGACCGTACATTACATCGGATTGACGTATTTCGCCGCCACGCCTGAGAGGACTTGGAGCGCAGAGACATTGGAGAACAAAGGGAAGTCCGTCACCTTCGGACCTACGGGTAGGTTCATCCGGCTTTTCCACAAAGATGAGAGGACAAGCTACGGCATCCACGGCCACCGCGACATCGCACAGATGCTGGAGAGCGACAAGAGGTACTACAGCATGGGATGCATTCTTGTCGGCGAAGAAATACTCAACATCATCGAGACGACATACAATGAACTCGGCGGTTTTGAAGTGATCACCGTACACAAGAAGCCGTTGCCGGAATTCTCACGGCAGAAGTCTTCCTGA
- a CDS encoding PD-(D/E)XK nuclease family protein encodes MANGTRTRNLYDPSSTGSYKLSRSKLEMFLRCPRCFYLDRRLGISQPSMPAFSLNNAVDALLKREFDSYRRRGEAHPLMMKFGIEAVPMQHPSLEEWRDNRRGVRYEDPDSHFLFFGAVDDIWLNSDGEVHVVDYKSTSTEGSVSLDGQWKEGYKRQVEMYQWLLRANDLPMSNTAFFFYVNADKGKESFGGKLEFSTVILPHDGDDSWVKEALHEARLCLERESLPPSHPECEWCMYRGAAGEWEKEE; translated from the coding sequence ATGGCAAACGGTACACGCACGCGGAACCTCTACGACCCTTCCTCAACGGGGTCCTACAAACTCAGCCGGAGCAAGTTGGAAATGTTTCTCCGGTGCCCACGCTGCTTCTACTTGGATCGTCGGCTGGGGATCTCCCAGCCTTCCATGCCCGCCTTCTCCCTCAACAATGCCGTGGATGCCTTGCTCAAAAGGGAATTCGACAGCTACCGACGGCGCGGGGAGGCGCATCCCCTGATGATGAAGTTCGGCATTGAGGCCGTGCCCATGCAGCACCCGTCCCTCGAGGAATGGAGGGATAACCGCAGGGGGGTGCGATATGAGGATCCGGATTCACACTTTCTCTTCTTCGGTGCCGTGGACGACATTTGGCTCAACTCGGACGGGGAAGTGCACGTGGTGGATTACAAGTCCACAAGCACGGAAGGCTCCGTGTCGCTCGATGGGCAGTGGAAGGAGGGGTACAAGAGGCAGGTGGAAATGTACCAGTGGCTCCTGCGCGCCAATGACCTTCCCATGAGCAACACGGCCTTCTTCTTTTACGTGAACGCGGATAAGGGGAAGGAGTCATTCGGCGGCAAGCTGGAATTCAGCACGGTCATCCTCCCCCATGACGGTGACGATTCCTGGGTAAAGGAGGCGCTCCATGAGGCGCGTCTGTGCCTGGAAAGGGAATCCCTTCCCCCTTCGCATCCGGAGTGCGAGTGGTGCATGTACCGGGGGGCTGCGGGGGAATGGGAGAAGGAAGAATAG
- the mscL gene encoding large conductance mechanosensitive channel protein MscL: MFQEVKVHAKNSLHKVSENPFLREFKEFAMRGSVIDLAIGIMVGGGFNKLISSLVNDIIMPPLGVLIGRVDFGDMFIDLSGTDPVSLAAAREAGSATLNYGLFFNTLLDFVIIAFVTFLLVKQINRWKRKDELPPPAGTKPCPFCAMDIPLKAVRCPLCTSSLQGQTA; the protein is encoded by the coding sequence ATGTTCCAAGAAGTGAAAGTGCATGCCAAGAACAGCCTGCATAAAGTGAGCGAGAATCCTTTCTTGAGGGAATTCAAGGAATTTGCCATGCGCGGCAGCGTGATAGATCTCGCCATCGGCATCATGGTGGGCGGAGGGTTTAATAAGCTCATTTCGTCACTGGTGAACGACATCATCATGCCGCCGCTGGGCGTGCTGATCGGAAGAGTGGACTTTGGCGACATGTTCATCGACCTCTCCGGCACGGACCCCGTATCGTTGGCGGCGGCAAGGGAGGCAGGAAGCGCCACCTTAAATTATGGCCTCTTCTTCAACACGCTCCTCGACTTCGTTATCATCGCGTTCGTCACTTTCCTTCTCGTCAAGCAGATCAACCGTTGGAAGAGAAAGGACGAGCTTCCCCCGCCCGCAGGCACCAAGCCGTGTCCGTTCTGCGCCATGGATATTCCCCTCAAGGCCGTCCGCTGCCCGCTGTGCACGAGCTCCTTACAGGGGCAAACCGCATGA
- a CDS encoding RNA polymerase sigma factor yields the protein MADPIPTPTPEEELADAYGKYADAIFRHCYFRVFDRERGKELMQETFMRAWTYVSNKDKQKVLNMRAFLYRIANNLIVDEVRKKKELSLDELQKSGWDPSYDGVAEMQKRVEQNKIFDLLHKVPKEYREVLIMRYIDGLTPADIAEILGESPNAISVRLHRGIKQLHAMMGRGGK from the coding sequence ATGGCTGATCCCATCCCTACACCCACCCCCGAAGAAGAGCTTGCCGACGCCTACGGCAAGTACGCGGACGCGATCTTCCGGCACTGCTACTTCCGCGTGTTCGACCGCGAGAGGGGCAAGGAGTTGATGCAGGAAACATTCATGCGCGCATGGACGTACGTTTCCAATAAGGATAAGCAGAAGGTGCTCAATATGCGCGCCTTCCTCTACCGTATCGCCAACAACCTCATCGTGGATGAGGTGCGGAAGAAGAAGGAGCTTTCCCTCGACGAGTTACAGAAGAGCGGGTGGGATCCCAGCTACGACGGCGTAGCGGAAATGCAGAAGAGGGTGGAGCAGAACAAGATCTTCGACCTTCTTCATAAGGTGCCGAAGGAATACCGGGAGGTCCTCATCATGCGCTACATCGACGGACTCACGCCGGCAGACATCGCGGAGATACTCGGGGAATCCCCCAACGCCATCTCCGTCCGACTGCACAGGGGCATCAAACAGCTCCATGCCATGATGGGTCGCGGCGGCAAGTGA